In Silene latifolia isolate original U9 population chromosome 3, ASM4854445v1, whole genome shotgun sequence, a single window of DNA contains:
- the LOC141648544 gene encoding S-adenosyl-L-methionine:benzoic acid/salicylic acid carboxyl methyltransferase 3-like, whose amino-acid sequence MRKIDITIQNITKTNYLIHCSSNLSIYNMQVLASVGERRNTKEMDVENVFHMNKGVNHTSYAKNSLLQRTVTSKARPIIEESARKVYNTLRPECLMMAEMGCSSGPNALQVVSRIIDVIEKASRSINRQCPQFGVFLNDLPGNDFNTMFNLLPNFYKDLQEAKGSSCGPCFVSGIPKSFYGRVFPDKFLHFVHSSYSVHWLSQVPRGLVSENGEALNKGNIYIAKTSPPKIHKAYYAQFKSDFTLFLRLRSREMVSGGGMVLIFLGSIHSDDPDSVYELFGSTLHDMVLEGLIEEEKLDNFNLPLYSPTVDEVRKLVEAEGSFALNKLETITVDWGVDTSQSLDTQTEFVAKTVRAVIEPLLTIAFGHAVMDDLFLLFETRVKARMTEKRSELVTIVVSLTKKE is encoded by the exons ATGCGAAAGATTGACATTACTATCCAAAACATAACTAAAACTAATTATCTTATACATTGTAGCAGTAATCTTAGCATATACAACATGCAAGTCCTTGCAAGCGTAGGAGAACGGAGAAATACTAAAGAAATGGACGTCGAAAATGTTTTTCATATGAACAAAGGCGTCAATCACACCAGCTATGCTAAGAACTCTCTACTGCAG AGAACAGTAACATCAAAGGCAAGACCGATAATTGAAGAAAGCGCGAGGAAAGTCTATAATACCTTAAGGCCAGAGTGCCTTATGATGGCCGAAATGGGTTGTTCTTCAGGACCAAATGCTTTGCAAGTAGTCTCGAGAATCATTGACGTAATTGAAAAGGCTAGCCGGAGTATTAACCGTCAATGCCCTCAATTCGGAGTATTCTTAAATGATCTACCCGGGAACGATTTCAATACCATGTTTAACTTACTCCCGAATTTCTATAAGGACTTACAAGAAGCTAAAGGAAGCAGTTGCGGACCTTGTTTTGTGTCGGGAATCCCTAAATCATTTTATGGTCGAGTTTTCCCAGACAAATTTCTTCATTTTGTTCACTCATCATACAGTGTTCATTGGCTTTCCCAG GTACCAAGAGGATTGGTGAGCGAAAATGGAGAAGCATTGAACAAGGGGAACATATACATAGCAAAAACAAGCCCTCCAAAGATACACAAAGCATATTATGCACAATTTAAGAGTGATTTTACGTTGTTTCTAAGGTTGCGTTCAAGGGAAATGGTCTCTGGTGGCGGCATGGTCTTGATATTCCTGGGTAGCATTCATAGTGATGACCCTGACTCGGTATACGAGTTGTTTGGCTCTACCCTCCATGACATGGTTTTAGAG GGTTTGATTGAGGAGGAAAAATTGGACAACTTCAACTTACCCTTATATTCTCCAACAGTTGACGAGGTTAGAAAATTAGTTGAGGCTGAAGGATCGTTTGCTCTTAACAAACTCGAAACAATTACAGTTGATTGGGGCGTAGATACCTCTCAAAGCCTTGACACCCAAACAGAGTTTGTAGCTAAGACCGTAAGAGCAGTGATAGAACCTTTACTTACAATTGCATTTGGTCATGCTGTTATGGATGATTTGTTTCTATTGTTCGAAACACGTGTCAAGGCACGAATGACGGAAAAAAGAAGTGAACTCGTTACCATTGTGGTATCATTGACCAAGAAAGAGTAG
- the LOC141648545 gene encoding S-adenosyl-L-methionine:benzoic acid/salicylic acid carboxyl methyltransferase 3-like: MMTDMGCSSGPNVFLLVSRIIDIIDEASRGINRQCPQFGVFLNDLPGNDFNSLFNQLSSFEKDLEEGKGRSFRPCFVSGVAKSFYGRVFSDKFLHFVHSSYSLHWLSQVPRGLVNENGEALNKGNICVAKASPPEVHKAYYEQFKRDFALFLRSRSREMVYGGRMVLIFLGSSNSNEPDSLMELLGCTLHDMVLEGAIEPEKLDEFNMPFYNPTVEEVRPLVEAETSFALDKLETFIIDWSVDRSQDLETRAKFAAKSLRVVTESLLETTFTHEVMDVLFRLFEARIKERIAVKEGEYVNIVLSVTKKE, translated from the exons ATGATGACTGACATGGGTTGTTCTTCAGGGCCAAATGTTTTTCTACTAGTCTCGAGAATCATAGACATAATTGACGAGGCTAGCCGGGGTATAAATCGACAATGCCCTCAATTCGGAGTGTTCTTAAATGATCTACCTGGAAACGATTTTAATAGCTTGTTTAACCAGCTGTCAAGTTTTGAAAAGGACTTAGAAGAAGGTAAAGGAAGGAGtttcagaccttgttttgtgtcGGGAGTCGCCAAGTCGTTTTATGGAAGAGTCTTTTCTGACAAATTTCTTCATTTTGTTCACTCCTCTTACAGTCTTCATTGGCTTTCTCAG GTACCAAGAGGATTAGTGAACGAAAATGGAGAAGCGTTGAACAAAGGAAACATATGCGTAGCAAAAGCAAGCCCTCCGGAAGTCCACAAGGCATACTATGAGCAATTTAAGAGGGACTTCGCGTTGTTTTTAAGGTCACGTTCGAGGGAAATGGTCTATGGTGGTCGCATGGTCTTAATATTCCTCGGTAGTTCTAATAGTAATGAACCTGACTCGTTAATGGAGTTGCTTGGCTGTACCCTCCACGACATGGTTTTAGAG GGTGCGATTGAGCCGGAAAAGCTGGACGAGTTCAACATGCCTTTCTATAATCCGACAGTTGAGGAGGTAAGACCATTAGTCGAGGCTGAAACATCATTTGCTCTCGACAAACTTGAAACATTCATAATTGATTGGAGCGTCGATAGGTCTCAAGACCTCGAAACCCGAGCCAAATTTGCAGCGAAGAGCTTAAGAGTAGTGACTGAATCTTTACTTGAAACTACATTTACCCATGAAGTCATGGATGTTTTGTTTCGACTGTTCGAGGCTCGCATTAAGGAACGAATCGCTGTAAAAGAGGGAGAATATGTTAACATTGTGCTATCAGTGACCAAGAAAGAGTAG